One window from the genome of Hippoglossus hippoglossus isolate fHipHip1 chromosome 10, fHipHip1.pri, whole genome shotgun sequence encodes:
- the dele1 gene encoding death ligand signal enhancer codes for MWRVQSLVGRVLHRCHGSTSLRLPQNHHVEDEVFNSSTVLSTSRHSSDSSSQNEQDGERRKKQRTFQFGYTELPHYTVLDAVGWGAAAALFVQICRRIHSKFSSGTEPSPAPGALTAPSSLNKFGYRILLEILSRSDVLPRGSNSLLCLEVLPERQSQDQAAAQSSSSSSSSSSGDARLHSSSDNLTDHSSTSDHQRAVLNHDSPIPDLEESHLSASHLLQNDASQNNTEAKDANEKDVLSDEERLAGATQNLRHVGDSSVSVTLNIIGLESAKSGNYDQAFSCFLAAAEQGYNKAQFNVGVCYEKGRGVSQDKEKALYYYRQAAAGGHTQAQYRYAKLLLTSRGHQGSEELNTAIDLLEQAAGAGLTKAQLCLASVYSQEPVRDESKSVQYLQMAAENGDDTALLFLGQCHESGFGVQQNLGAAIEFYKRAAQAGNKQAEALLTPPKDRYIKSEDAVLRSIRSAPVFSVADRLLQQPFATLAARGPPATSHHATLPLLPHSWSTGSLCVPPLLSSTPLHFHPQSTEGGICQWTVGIG; via the exons TGCTGCATCGATGCCATGGCAGCACCTCCCTGCGACTGCCGCAGAACCACCACGTGGAGGATGAGGTCTTCAACAGCTCCACTGTCCTCTCCACCTCTCGACACTCCTCTGACAGCAG ctctcagaacgagcaggatggagagaggaggaagaaacagagGACCTTCCAGTTTGGCTACACTGAGCTTCCACATTACACTGTGCTGGATGCTGTGGGATGG GGTGCAGCAGCGGCTCTGTTTGTGCAGATCTGCAGGAGGATCCACTCTAAGTTCTCTTCAGGCACAGAACCCAGTCCAGCGCCTGGAGCCCTGACAGCCCCCTCCTCGCTGAATAAGTTTGGCTACCGCATCCTTTTGGAGATCT TATCCCGGAGTGATGTCCTGCCCAGGGGGAGCAACAGTTTGTTGTGCCTGGAGGTGTtgccagagagacagagccaagatcaggctgcagctcagagcagcagcagcagcagcagcagcagttcaggTGACGCTAGacttcacagcagcagtgacaatCTGACTGATCACAGCTCCACCTCTGACCACCAGAGGGCAGTCCTCAACCACGATTCACCCATACCTG atTTAGAGGAATCACATCTGTCAGCATCCCATCTTCTGCAGAATGATGCcagtcaaaacaacacagaggctAAAGATGCTAATGAGAAG GACGTGTTGTCTGACGAGGAGAGGCTGGCAGGAGCAACACAGAACCTCAGACATGTTGGAGACAGCAGCGTCTCTGTCACCCTCAACATCATAG GTCTGGAAAGTGCCAAAAGTGGAAACTACGACCAAGCGTTTAGCTGCTTTCTAGCTGCAGCTGAGCAGGGTTACAACAAAGCCCAGTTTAATGTCGGTGTGTGCTatgagaaaggaagaggagtcaGCCAGGACAAAGAGAAG gcTCTGTATTACTACAGGCAGGCAGCAGCCGGCGGTCACACACAGGCTCAGTACCGCTATGCAAAGCTGCtcctgaccagcagggggcatcAGGGTTCAGAGGAGTTGAACACAGCCATTGACCTGCTGGAacaagctgctggagctggactCACTAAG GCTCAGCTCTGCCTCGCATCAGTCTACAGTCAGGAGCCAGTGAGAGACGAGAGCAAGTCTGTCCAATACCTGCAGATGGCAGCAGAGAACGGG GATGACACCGCCCTGCTGTTCCTGGGTCAGTGTCACGAGAGCGGCTTCGGGGTGCAGCAGAACCTGGGGGCAGCGATTGAATTCTACAAACGAGCCGCTCAGGCAGGCAACAAGCAGGCTGAGGCCTTACTGACGCCTCCTAAAGACAGATACATAAAAT ctGAAGATGCAGTGTTACGCTCCATCCGTTCAGCGCCCGTCTTCTCTGTGGCCGATCGTCTGCTCCAGCAGCCGTTCGCCACTCTGGCCGCTCGTGGCCCCCCCGCCACCAGTCACCACGCCACCCTTCCCCTCCTGCCTCACTCCTGGAGCACCGGGAGCCTGTGTGTCCCGCCACTACTTTCGTCCACACCTCTTCACTTCCATCCCCAAAGCACAGAGGGAGGAATCTGCCAGTGGACTGTGGGGATTGGATAG